One segment of Carya illinoinensis cultivar Pawnee chromosome 1, C.illinoinensisPawnee_v1, whole genome shotgun sequence DNA contains the following:
- the LOC122284033 gene encoding uncharacterized protein LOC122284033 isoform X2 produces the protein MRSRRLGVQEVSTNSSNKVRALIDRRCLAPLALNDDVEKPACCAVNQPYHRLPQQLHVNLSVLKLDGSLFDVCVSHNATVAELKWAVEEVFASRQKEISWSHVWGHFCLSYDEQKLITDKACLPKFGIKDGDQLQFIRHMSIQNSPFRERPKNKFACKLLSLSSSKSNAHEEKKETAAGDINIDENQDSSKCNNGYNENEEEDPIPESKFARVFRGWLSTSSLRCIARNGAEGRGRSTSRFAPNCIVGGSGSSTKYIGLKHGRNGRKMG, from the exons ATGCGAAGTAGAAGATTGGGAGTTCAGGAAGTAAGCACTAATAGCAGTAATAAAGTAAGGGCTTTGATAGATAGGAGATGCTTGGCTCCACTGGCGCTGAACGACGACGTAGAGAAGCCAGCGTGCTGTGCAGTGAACCAGCCATACCATAGGTTGCCTCAACAGCTCCACGTCAATCTGTCCGTCCTCAAACTCGACGGTTCTCTCTTCG ATGTTTGCGTCTCCCATAATGCCACTGTAGCAGAACTCAAGTGGGCCGTAGAGGAAGTTTTTGCTTCGCGCCAGAAGGAAATTTCATG GTCGCATGTGTGGGGGCACTTTTGCTTATCTTATGATGAACAGAAGCTAATTACTGACAAGGCATGTCTTCCAAAATTTGGGATCAAGGATGGTGATCAG CTTCAATTCATTCGGCATATGTCCATCCAGAATTCACCGTTCAGAGAAAGACCCAAGAACAAGTTTGCTTGCAAATTGTTGTCGTT GTCGTCGTCAAAATCAAATGCTCATGAAGAGAAAAAGGAGACTGCTGCAGGTGATATTAATATTGATGAGAATCAGGACAGTTCCAAGTGCAACAATGGTTACAACGAAAACGAGGAGGAAGATCCCATACCAGAATCCAAGTTTGCTAGAGTCTTTAGAGGGTGGCTATCAACCTCCAGCTTGAGGTGCATTGCAAGGAACGGAGCAGAGGGCAGGGGTCGAAGTACTTCAAGGTTTGCCCCGAATTGCATAGTAGGTGGATCAGGGTCTAGTACTAAATACATAGGTTTAAAGCATGGTAGAAATGGACGTAAAATGGGGTAG
- the LOC122284033 gene encoding uncharacterized protein LOC122284033 isoform X1, whose protein sequence is MRSRRLGVQEVSTNSSNKVRALIDRRCLAPLALNDDVEKPACCAVNQPYHRLPQQLHVNLSVLKLDGSLFDVCVSHNATVAELKWAVEEVFASRQKEISWSHVWGHFCLSYDEQKLITDKACLPKFGIKDGDQVCHLFFLLIFGALDLLIAFARRKYYFKMLQFIRHMSIQNSPFRERPKNKFACKLLSLSSSKSNAHEEKKETAAGDINIDENQDSSKCNNGYNENEEEDPIPESKFARVFRGWLSTSSLRCIARNGAEGRGRSTSRFAPNCIVGGSGSSTKYIGLKHGRNGRKMG, encoded by the exons ATGCGAAGTAGAAGATTGGGAGTTCAGGAAGTAAGCACTAATAGCAGTAATAAAGTAAGGGCTTTGATAGATAGGAGATGCTTGGCTCCACTGGCGCTGAACGACGACGTAGAGAAGCCAGCGTGCTGTGCAGTGAACCAGCCATACCATAGGTTGCCTCAACAGCTCCACGTCAATCTGTCCGTCCTCAAACTCGACGGTTCTCTCTTCG ATGTTTGCGTCTCCCATAATGCCACTGTAGCAGAACTCAAGTGGGCCGTAGAGGAAGTTTTTGCTTCGCGCCAGAAGGAAATTTCATG GTCGCATGTGTGGGGGCACTTTTGCTTATCTTATGATGAACAGAAGCTAATTACTGACAAGGCATGTCTTCCAAAATTTGGGATCAAGGATGGTGATCAGGTCTGTCACCTGTTTTTCTTACTGATCTTTGGCGCATTGGACTTGTTGATTGCATTTGCAAGAAGgaagtattattttaagatG CTTCAATTCATTCGGCATATGTCCATCCAGAATTCACCGTTCAGAGAAAGACCCAAGAACAAGTTTGCTTGCAAATTGTTGTCGTT GTCGTCGTCAAAATCAAATGCTCATGAAGAGAAAAAGGAGACTGCTGCAGGTGATATTAATATTGATGAGAATCAGGACAGTTCCAAGTGCAACAATGGTTACAACGAAAACGAGGAGGAAGATCCCATACCAGAATCCAAGTTTGCTAGAGTCTTTAGAGGGTGGCTATCAACCTCCAGCTTGAGGTGCATTGCAAGGAACGGAGCAGAGGGCAGGGGTCGAAGTACTTCAAGGTTTGCCCCGAATTGCATAGTAGGTGGATCAGGGTCTAGTACTAAATACATAGGTTTAAAGCATGGTAGAAATGGACGTAAAATGGGGTAG